The Aphelocoma coerulescens isolate FSJ_1873_10779 chromosome 14, UR_Acoe_1.0, whole genome shotgun sequence genome has a window encoding:
- the LOC138118762 gene encoding glucagon receptor-like: MRDVLGAGSLRSLVQLAWLCLFSVSHGGAKVLEKTFEEWLRYRDECLRRMASEPYPAGLFCNRTFDMYACWPDGSPGTAVNVSCPFYLPWFEKVKHGLVSRRCGTDGQWVTVNGSQPWRDYSQCEDELEVTAEEEGARRLMLSFKVLYTVGYSLSLLTLISALLVLTVFRNLRCTRNYIHANLFASFGLRATSVMVKDALLERRWGVELVQVADWEALLSHEATLGCRAAQVLMQYCILANHYWFLVEAVYLYKLLIGAVFSEKNYYRLYLYLGWGTPVVFVVPWMAAKYLKENAECWALNENMAYWWIIRIPILLASLINLLIFMRILKVILAKLRANQKGYADYKLRLAKATLTLIPLFGIHEVVFIFATDEQTTGILRYIKVFFTLFLNSFQGFLVAVLYCFANKEVKSEMKKKWQLWKLDHPALCCAH, encoded by the exons atgAGGGACGTGCTTGGAGCTGGATCCCTGCGGAGCCTTGTCCAGCTTGCCTGGCTGTGCCTGTTCTCTGTGTCG CACGGCGGGGCCAAGGTGCTGGAGAAGACCTTCGAGGAGTGGCTGCGGTACCGCGACGAGTGCCTGAGGAGGATGGCGAGCGAGCCCTACCCGGCAG GGCTGTTCTGCAACAGGACATTTGACATGTACGCCTGCTGGCCCGACGGGAGCCCCGGCACCGCCGTCAACGTCTCCTGCCCCTTCTACCTGCCCTGGTTTGAGAAAG TGAAGCACGGGCTGGTGAGCCGCAGGTGTGGCACCGACGGCCAGTGGGTGACAGTGAACGGCAGCCAGCCCTGGAGGGACTACTCCCAGTGCGAGGATGAGCTGGAGGTCACTGCTGAGGAG GAAGGCGCCCGCCGGCTCATGCTGAGCTTCAAGGTTCTCTATACCGTGGGGTACTCGCTGTCACTGCTCACCCTCATCTCCGCCCTGCTCGTCCTCACAGTCTTCAG GAACCTGCGCTGCACCAGGAATTACATCCACGCCAACCTGTTCGCCTCCTTCGGGCTGCGGGCGACCTCGGTGATGGTGAAGGATGCGCTGCTGGAGCGGCGCTGGGGCGTGGAGCTGGTGCAGGTGGCTGACTGGGAGGCTCTGCTGAGCCACGAGGCGA CGCTGGGGTGCCGCGCAGCGCAGGTGCTGATGCAGTACTGCATCCTGGCCAACCACTACTGGTTCCTGGTGGAAGCTGTCTACCTCTACAAGCTGCTCATCGGGGCCGTGTTCTCCGAGAAGAATTACTACAGGCTCTACCTCTACCTGGGCTGGG GGACCCCCGTGGTGTTCGTGGTGCCCTGGATGGCTGCCAAGTACCTGAAGGAGAACGCGGA gtgctgggcactgaacGAGAACATGGCTTACTGGTGGATCATCCGCATCCCCATCCTGCTCGCCTCCCTG ATCAACCTGCTCATCTTCATGCGGATCCTCAAGGTGATCCTGGCCAAGCTCCGGGCCAACCAGAAGGGCTACGCCGACTACAAGCTGAg gctggccAAAGCGACCCTGACCCTCATCCCCCTCTTTGGGATCCACGAGGTCGTTTTCATCTTCGCCACCGACGAGCAAACCACGGGCATCCTGCGCTACATCAAGGTGTTCTTCACCCTCTTCCTCAACTCCTTCCAG ggCTTCCTGGTGGCCGTGCTGTACTGCTTTGCCAACAAGGAG GTGAAGTCCGAGATGAAGAAGAAGTGGCAGCTCTGGAAGCTCGACCACCCAGCGCTCTGCTGTGCCCACTGA
- the ANKS3 gene encoding ankyrin repeat and SAM domain-containing protein 3 isoform X1 — MPCAGGTSSGGGAHRGAVYWNPRAPCSKRELPAESSQQLLLPRAEESIKVEGGMSELSDEASESELLSRSLSMWHGVGHVVCREELDVPLDLHTASSVGQYEVVQECIQRGDLDLNQRNCGGWTPLMYASYIGHDNIVHLLLEAGVNVNIPTPEGQTPLMLASSCGNESVAYFLLQQGAELEMKDIHGWTALFHCTSAGHQQMVKFLLENGANANCKEPVYGYTPLMEAAASGHEIIVQYLLNYGVKADVRDNTGATARTLAMKYGHTKIVGLIDLHAAPVPKVFCRGPGKYEELSSSDESCSAPQRQRPARRTKGPSIHEGPQALAKITAVGIGGRKHSHYEQVPPQGYVTFSNDGSCEPGVIRNRDVTSPINELDVESSSSREDSVLSSNSLGTVRSSSSSSECLIRIPGVSSEGSLESNEDSDHANSPPSRKQAKSFKGKARYSNSDSQWSHCLGKAGGCSQHLVLPEPPAYTGPQDLATFLEEIGCLKYLQVFEEQDVDLRIFLTLTESDLKEIGITLFGPKRKMTSAIARWHSSARPPSDALELAYADRLEAEMQELAIQLHKRCEEVQVMKGQVCQEQKLRAVAESCLMERDETWNAIQCQLREAQAITKDAGVLLDQIKSCQAELSARLGPERADEGAPDTRERRGTRESRRPGERPVLEGWPPSLKFLSLPELSVVLEECVGEMGKALQTVTQNLQRLQALGQSGQSWPKP; from the exons tgtaTTGGAATCCCAGAGCTCCCTGCAGTAAGAGAGAACTTCCAGCAGAGTCTTCTCAGCAACTGTTACTGCCTCGGGCTGAGGAGTCGATCAAAGTTGAG GGCGGGATGTCGGAGCTGAGCGACGAAGCCAGCGAGTCGGAGCTGCTGAGCCGCAGCCTCTCCATGTGGCACGGCGTCGGGCACGTGGTCTGCCGGGAGGAGCTGGATGTGCCCCTGGACCTGCACACAGCCTCCTCTGTCGGGCAGTATGAAGTGGTGCAGGAGTGCATCCAGCg TGGAGACCTGGATTTGAACCAGAGGAACTGTGGGGGCTGGACCCCACTCATGTACGCTTCCTACATCGGCCACGACAACATCGTGCACCTGCTGCTGGAAGCGGGAGTGAATGTGAACATCCCCACCCCAGAAGGGCAGACTCCCCTCATGCTGGCCTCCAGCTGTGGCAATGAGAGTGTTGCTTACTTCCTTCTACAG CAAGGGGCAGAGCTGGAGATGAAGGACATCCATGGCTGGACTGCCTTGTTCCACTGCACCAGCGCCGGGCACCAGCAGATGGTCAAGTTCTTACTGGAGAATGGGGCAAATGCCAACTGCAA GGAGCCAGTTTATGGATACACACCTCTGATggaagcagctgcttctggcCATGAGATAATTGTTCAGTACCTTCTCAATTAT GGAGTGAAGGCAGATGTCCGAGATAACACTGGAGCCACAGCACGGACCCTGGCCATGAAGTATGGCCACACCAAGATTGTGGGGCTGATAGATTTGCATGCAGCCCCAGTGCCCAAGGTCTTCTGCAGAGGTCCAG GCAAATATGAAGAGCTGAGTTCTTCAGATGAATCATGTTCTGCTCCCCAGAGACAGAGACCTGCTCGTAGGACCAAGGGTCCCAGCATCCACGAGGGGCCCCAGGCATTGGCCAAGATCACAGCAGTTGGGATTGGAGGAAGGAAGCATTCTCACTATG AGCAGGTGCCCCCTCAGGGCTATGTCACCTTCAGCAATGATGGCAGCTGTGAGCCAGGTGTCATCAGGAACAGGGATGTCACCTCCCCAATTAACGAGCTGGatgtggagagcagcagcagcaggg AGGATAGTGTTTTGTCCAGCAACAGCTTGGGAACcgtcaggagcagcagcagcagcagcgaatGCCTGATCAGAATCCCAGGAGTCAGCAGTGAAGGCTCCTTGGAAAGCAATGAG GACTCTGACCATGCCAACAGCCCCCCGAGTCGGAAACAAGCCAAGAGCTTTAAGGGCAAGGCTCGCTACAGCAACAGTGACAGCCAGTGGAGCCACTGCCTGGGGaaggctgggggctgcagccagcACCTGGTCCTTCCTGAGCCCCCAGCCTACACAGGGCCCCAG GACCTGGCAACATTCCTTGAGGAGATTGGATGCCTGAAGTACCTGCAGGTGTTTGAGGAGCAAGACGTGGACCTCCGGATCTTCCTGACCCTCACAGAGAGTGACCTGAAGGAAATAGGCATCAC GCTGTTTGGCCCCAAGAGGAAGATGACCTCGGCCATCGCGCGCTGGCACAGCAGCGCCCGCCCGCCCAGCGACGCGCTGGAGTTGGCCTACGCCGATCGGCTGGAAGCGGAGATGCAGGAATTGGCCATCCAGCTGCACAAG AGGTGTGAAGAGGTGCAGGTGATGAAGGGCCAGGTGTGCCAGGAGCAGAAGCTGCGTGCAGTGGCTGAGAGCTGTTTGATGGAGCGGGATGAGACCTGGAATgccatccagtgccagctcaGAGAGGCTCAGGCCATCACCAAGGATGCTGGAGTCCTGCTGGATCAGATCAA gagctgccaggcAGAGCTGTCGGCCCGGCTGGGCCCGGAGCGGGCGGACGAAGGAGCGCCGGACACGCGGGAGCGGCGCGGCACCAGGGAGAGCCGGCGGCCCGGGGAGCGCCCag TGCTGGAAGGGTGGCCACCTTCCCTGAAGTTCCTGAGCTTGCCTGAGCTGTCAGTTGTGCTGGAGGAGTGTGTGGGAGAGATGG GAAAAGCTCTGCAGACTGTGACTCAAAACCTCCAAAGGCTCCAAGCCCTGGGGCAGAGCGGGCAGAGCTGGCCAAAGCCATAA
- the ANKS3 gene encoding ankyrin repeat and SAM domain-containing protein 3 isoform X2, producing MSELSDEASESELLSRSLSMWHGVGHVVCREELDVPLDLHTASSVGQYEVVQECIQRGDLDLNQRNCGGWTPLMYASYIGHDNIVHLLLEAGVNVNIPTPEGQTPLMLASSCGNESVAYFLLQQGAELEMKDIHGWTALFHCTSAGHQQMVKFLLENGANANCKEPVYGYTPLMEAAASGHEIIVQYLLNYGVKADVRDNTGATARTLAMKYGHTKIVGLIDLHAAPVPKVFCRGPGKYEELSSSDESCSAPQRQRPARRTKGPSIHEGPQALAKITAVGIGGRKHSHYEQVPPQGYVTFSNDGSCEPGVIRNRDVTSPINELDVESSSSREDSVLSSNSLGTVRSSSSSSECLIRIPGVSSEGSLESNEDSDHANSPPSRKQAKSFKGKARYSNSDSQWSHCLGKAGGCSQHLVLPEPPAYTGPQDLATFLEEIGCLKYLQVFEEQDVDLRIFLTLTESDLKEIGITLFGPKRKMTSAIARWHSSARPPSDALELAYADRLEAEMQELAIQLHKRCEEVQVMKGQVCQEQKLRAVAESCLMERDETWNAIQCQLREAQAITKDAGVLLDQIKSCQAELSARLGPERADEGAPDTRERRGTRESRRPGERPVLEGWPPSLKFLSLPELSVVLEECVGEMGKALQTVTQNLQRLQALGQSGQSWPKP from the exons ATGTCGGAGCTGAGCGACGAAGCCAGCGAGTCGGAGCTGCTGAGCCGCAGCCTCTCCATGTGGCACGGCGTCGGGCACGTGGTCTGCCGGGAGGAGCTGGATGTGCCCCTGGACCTGCACACAGCCTCCTCTGTCGGGCAGTATGAAGTGGTGCAGGAGTGCATCCAGCg TGGAGACCTGGATTTGAACCAGAGGAACTGTGGGGGCTGGACCCCACTCATGTACGCTTCCTACATCGGCCACGACAACATCGTGCACCTGCTGCTGGAAGCGGGAGTGAATGTGAACATCCCCACCCCAGAAGGGCAGACTCCCCTCATGCTGGCCTCCAGCTGTGGCAATGAGAGTGTTGCTTACTTCCTTCTACAG CAAGGGGCAGAGCTGGAGATGAAGGACATCCATGGCTGGACTGCCTTGTTCCACTGCACCAGCGCCGGGCACCAGCAGATGGTCAAGTTCTTACTGGAGAATGGGGCAAATGCCAACTGCAA GGAGCCAGTTTATGGATACACACCTCTGATggaagcagctgcttctggcCATGAGATAATTGTTCAGTACCTTCTCAATTAT GGAGTGAAGGCAGATGTCCGAGATAACACTGGAGCCACAGCACGGACCCTGGCCATGAAGTATGGCCACACCAAGATTGTGGGGCTGATAGATTTGCATGCAGCCCCAGTGCCCAAGGTCTTCTGCAGAGGTCCAG GCAAATATGAAGAGCTGAGTTCTTCAGATGAATCATGTTCTGCTCCCCAGAGACAGAGACCTGCTCGTAGGACCAAGGGTCCCAGCATCCACGAGGGGCCCCAGGCATTGGCCAAGATCACAGCAGTTGGGATTGGAGGAAGGAAGCATTCTCACTATG AGCAGGTGCCCCCTCAGGGCTATGTCACCTTCAGCAATGATGGCAGCTGTGAGCCAGGTGTCATCAGGAACAGGGATGTCACCTCCCCAATTAACGAGCTGGatgtggagagcagcagcagcaggg AGGATAGTGTTTTGTCCAGCAACAGCTTGGGAACcgtcaggagcagcagcagcagcagcgaatGCCTGATCAGAATCCCAGGAGTCAGCAGTGAAGGCTCCTTGGAAAGCAATGAG GACTCTGACCATGCCAACAGCCCCCCGAGTCGGAAACAAGCCAAGAGCTTTAAGGGCAAGGCTCGCTACAGCAACAGTGACAGCCAGTGGAGCCACTGCCTGGGGaaggctgggggctgcagccagcACCTGGTCCTTCCTGAGCCCCCAGCCTACACAGGGCCCCAG GACCTGGCAACATTCCTTGAGGAGATTGGATGCCTGAAGTACCTGCAGGTGTTTGAGGAGCAAGACGTGGACCTCCGGATCTTCCTGACCCTCACAGAGAGTGACCTGAAGGAAATAGGCATCAC GCTGTTTGGCCCCAAGAGGAAGATGACCTCGGCCATCGCGCGCTGGCACAGCAGCGCCCGCCCGCCCAGCGACGCGCTGGAGTTGGCCTACGCCGATCGGCTGGAAGCGGAGATGCAGGAATTGGCCATCCAGCTGCACAAG AGGTGTGAAGAGGTGCAGGTGATGAAGGGCCAGGTGTGCCAGGAGCAGAAGCTGCGTGCAGTGGCTGAGAGCTGTTTGATGGAGCGGGATGAGACCTGGAATgccatccagtgccagctcaGAGAGGCTCAGGCCATCACCAAGGATGCTGGAGTCCTGCTGGATCAGATCAA gagctgccaggcAGAGCTGTCGGCCCGGCTGGGCCCGGAGCGGGCGGACGAAGGAGCGCCGGACACGCGGGAGCGGCGCGGCACCAGGGAGAGCCGGCGGCCCGGGGAGCGCCCag TGCTGGAAGGGTGGCCACCTTCCCTGAAGTTCCTGAGCTTGCCTGAGCTGTCAGTTGTGCTGGAGGAGTGTGTGGGAGAGATGG GAAAAGCTCTGCAGACTGTGACTCAAAACCTCCAAAGGCTCCAAGCCCTGGGGCAGAGCGGGCAGAGCTGGCCAAAGCCATAA